From a single Gemmatimonadota bacterium genomic region:
- a CDS encoding VWA domain-containing protein yields GVAFNFEVTKYQVETELPSFVNIMFQVQDSEGQGVNFLTTDHFEVKEDGQSVSPTESAMNIRKRETIPYTLKTVLMLDTSESVRDNLDDIKNAAITLVQNLTSQQEVALYEFSEETILLQDFTDDVGVLTRAIEGIRLGYGSTRLYGSIIDGCARWEDIYTVNKVQQGFLIILTDGKDERGFETVRQAISARGNKNIYTIGLGAEIEPEVLDRLGNAGSFTLSDVNNLADQFIEIQNEMALFADSFYRLNYRSPKRGDRVRTLELSVKNNQNYSTVRGEFNSKCFFSTRNPIVVVNPSCSNNRGIDELKIREGDAVQLQAATYLRTAPPQYSWTSSDNRIVVVIPDVDDPAMALATAVGHSGQTATLTVFDRANGLNKQVKVEVWKERTNSFTLPGGASLEMVWIEPGTFQMGSPDSELGRYSDEGPVHDVTISQGFYLGKYEVTQGQWESVMGTRPWQGIGGYPSDPNYP; encoded by the coding sequence GGCGTGGCGTTCAATTTTGAGGTGACCAAATACCAGGTCGAGACCGAGTTGCCCAGCTTCGTCAATATTATGTTTCAGGTGCAAGATTCTGAGGGGCAGGGGGTGAACTTTCTGACGACCGACCACTTTGAAGTCAAAGAGGATGGTCAGTCGGTGTCCCCTACTGAGTCGGCGATGAATATTCGCAAGCGCGAGACCATCCCCTATACGCTGAAGACGGTTCTGATGCTCGACACCAGTGAGAGCGTAAGGGATAACTTAGATGATATTAAGAACGCGGCCATCACTCTGGTGCAAAACCTGACCTCTCAGCAAGAGGTCGCGTTGTACGAATTTTCTGAAGAGACAATTCTCTTGCAGGATTTTACCGACGATGTAGGAGTCTTGACCAGAGCAATTGAGGGGATTCGTTTGGGCTATGGCTCCACCAGGCTGTACGGAAGCATTATCGATGGATGTGCGCGGTGGGAGGATATCTATACTGTAAACAAAGTGCAGCAGGGGTTTTTGATCATCTTGACCGACGGGAAGGATGAGCGGGGTTTTGAGACCGTGCGGCAGGCAATTTCTGCGCGAGGGAACAAGAATATCTACACGATCGGCCTGGGTGCCGAGATTGAACCAGAAGTCCTGGACCGGCTTGGCAACGCCGGGTCTTTCACGCTCAGCGATGTGAACAATCTTGCAGACCAGTTTATCGAGATTCAGAACGAGATGGCGTTGTTTGCGGACAGCTTTTATCGCCTCAATTACAGGAGTCCCAAGCGGGGAGACAGGGTTCGCACACTGGAGTTGAGTGTGAAGAATAATCAGAATTATTCCACAGTTCGAGGGGAGTTCAATAGCAAGTGTTTCTTTTCGACCCGTAATCCGATCGTGGTCGTCAATCCGTCGTGTTCCAATAATAGAGGGATTGATGAACTAAAGATCCGTGAGGGCGATGCAGTGCAACTCCAGGCTGCGACATACCTGAGAACTGCCCCTCCGCAGTATAGCTGGACATCGAGTGATAACCGTATCGTCGTGGTCATACCAGATGTGGATGATCCAGCGATGGCGTTGGCAACAGCGGTTGGGCACAGCGGACAGACCGCGACACTAACGGTGTTTGACCGGGCAAACGGGTTGAACAAGCAGGTGAAGGTAGAGGTATGGAAGGAAAGGACAAACTCCTTCACACTGCCGGGGGGCGCATCGTTGGAGATGGTGTGGATAGAACCGGGGACATTTCAGATGGGATCGCCTGACTCGGAGCTCGGACGATATAGTGACGAGGGACCAGTGCATGACGTGACGATCAGTCAGGGATTCTACCTGGGAAAGTATGAGGTGACGCAGGGGCAGTGGGAAAGTGTGATGGGTACGCGTCCCTGGCAAGGTATAGGAGGGTATCCTTCTGACCCGAATTATCCTTAG
- a CDS encoding dockerin type I domain-containing protein — MKFKRKFIIGLLVAMGIVLLPFVGQVSVDSSANAVLSLNINTSDNNIDDGNTSDSAVAGTDVVVEIFVQGVTDPINAAEVTFNTNMLTVKGVANVAAGFISGPVDRTTNTVTILSLLPSTLTNGYLMTVTLAPNANVTASTQFTVSISGNLFSARGQSINITTAMPLSFNITAVMPLSFYVQTTKTPTASDADFNGDGVVNSGDYAVFITKFGTRQGDGRYEAKYDLDNDGQVNSIDYAWFIQFWGQTTRNHDPVLKRIGDQSIPAGVELILELDASDPNGDPLTYSAEVSTTIVLSVSLSGTTFRWTPTSGQSGTHQVTFTVRDGRGGMDSETITIKVVAFNFEL; from the coding sequence ATGAAGTTCAAGAGGAAATTTATTATTGGACTATTAGTGGCGATGGGGATTGTGTTGCTGCCCTTTGTGGGGCAAGTCTCTGTTGATTCCAGTGCCAACGCTGTTCTGTCATTAAATATTAATACCAGTGATAATAATATAGATGATGGCAATACATCGGACTCTGCTGTTGCGGGTACCGATGTTGTCGTTGAAATATTTGTCCAGGGGGTTACAGATCCAATTAATGCTGCCGAGGTGACTTTTAATACGAATATGCTGACGGTCAAAGGTGTTGCTAATGTTGCTGCAGGGTTTATCTCAGGGCCGGTCGACAGAACAACTAATACAGTCACTATTCTTAGTCTGCTGCCATCCACTTTGACCAATGGCTATTTGATGACTGTTACGCTGGCGCCCAATGCTAACGTGACAGCAAGTACCCAATTTACGGTTAGTATCAGTGGAAATTTGTTTAGCGCAAGAGGTCAAAGCATTAATATTACCACGGCAATGCCCTTGTCGTTTAATATTACCGCGGTAATGCCCTTGTCGTTTTACGTCCAAACCACTAAGACGCCAACCGCATCGGATGCGGATTTTAATGGCGATGGTGTGGTTAACAGTGGCGACTATGCAGTTTTTATCACCAAATTTGGGACCCGTCAGGGCGATGGGAGGTACGAGGCAAAGTACGATTTAGATAATGATGGGCAAGTGAACTCGATAGACTATGCGTGGTTTATTCAGTTTTGGGGTCAAACTACCCGCAATCACGATCCGGTATTGAAGCGGATTGGTGACCAGAGTATACCAGCGGGCGTTGAACTGATTCTGGAGTTGGATGCTTCCGATCCGAATGGGGATCCGCTGACCTATTCGGCGGAGGTCAGCACTACTATTGTTTTGAGCGTATCGCTGTCGGGGACCACCTTCCGTTGGACCCCAACGAGTGGTCAGTCTGGCACTCATCAAGTCACGTTCACAGTAAGAGATGGCCGGGGGGGTATGGATTCCGAAACGATCACTATTAAGGTCGTGGCGTTCAATTTTGAGTTGA